The following coding sequences lie in one Monomorium pharaonis isolate MP-MQ-018 chromosome 1, ASM1337386v2, whole genome shotgun sequence genomic window:
- the LOC105832332 gene encoding hexokinase type 2 isoform X3: MKTSTLSCSDLIKQEIRDACKDLVLSDDQLRQVMQALDDEINKGLAKETHDDAIVKCFTTYVQDLPNGTEKGNFLALDLGGTNFRVLLITLDRQNFDMKSKIYAIPQSLMLGTGTQLFDHIAQCLALFVKDLNLQNEVLPLGFTFSFPLTQYGLTEGHLVRWTKGFDCSGVIGQDVVALLEDAISRRRDVKIDVCAILNDTTGTLMSCAWKNQNCRIGLIVGTGSNACYVEKTKNVQCAIPGNYDPNKPHMLINTEWGAFGENGALDFVMTEFDRAIDENSINRNKQLFEKMISGMYMGELTRLVLEKLVNAGLLFGGKCPSDLKKRGKFFTKYVSEIENDPKGRYTNCREVLAELGIRNVSDQDCENVRYVCSVVSRRAAHLSSAGIATLLNKIGENNITVGIDGSVYRFHPHFHDLMTAKISELQKYKFDLMLSEDGSGRGAALVAAVASQRR, translated from the exons ATGAAGACGTCCACGTTATCGTGCAGTGACTTGATCAAACAGGAG ATACGAGATGCCTGCAAGGACCTCGTCCTATCTGACGACCAGCTACGGCAAGTCATGCAGGCGCTCGATGACGAGATCAACAAGGGCCTGGCGAAGGAGACTCACGATGATGCGATCGTCAAATGTTTCACTACTTACGTGCAAGATCTGCCAAACGGCACCG AGAAGGGCAACTTCCTGGCGCTGGATTTGGGCGGTACGAACTTCAGGGTGCTGCTGATCACACTGGACCGTCAGAATTTCGACATGAAAAGCAAGATCTACGCGATACCTCAAAGTTTGATGCTCGGAACCGGTACCCAGTTGTTCGACCACATTGCTCAGTGTTTGGCGTTGTTCGTAAAAGACCTGAACTTGCAGAACGAGGTACTACCATTAGGCTTCACGTTCAGCTTCCCCCTGACTCAATACGGATTGACAGAGGGCCATTTAGTGAGGTGGACCAAGGGCTTCGATTGTAGCGGTGTAATCGGTCAGGATGTCGTTGCTCTTCTCGAAGACGCAATTAGTAGAAGAAGA GATGTTAAAATTGATGTGTGTGCAATTTTAAATGACACCACCGGCACTTTAATGTCATGTGCTTGGAAGAATCAAAACTGTCGAATTGGTTTAATCGTCG GTACTGGGAGCAACGCCTGCTATGTCGAAAAAACGAAGAATGTGCAGTGTGCGATTCCAGGCAACTATGACCCAAACAAGCCTCATATGCTCATCAACACGGAATGGGGCGCATTTGGCGAAAACGGCGCACTAGATTTTGTGATGACTGAATTCGATCGTGCCATAGATGAGAATTCTATCAACCGTAACAAGCAGTTGTTTGAGAAAATGATCTCGGGAATGTATATGGGTGAACTAACGAGGTTGGTTCTCGAGAAGCTGGTGAATGCCGGTCTCCTCTTCGGCGGCAAATGTCCCAGCGATCTCAAAAAACGTGGCAAATTCTTCACAAAATATGTATCCGAGATCGAAAA TGATCCAAAAGGAAGGTACACAAACTGCCGGGAAGTATTGGCCGAGTTGGGTATACGAAATGTCAGCGATCAGGATTGTGAGAATGTGAGATACGTATGTTCGGTGGTGTCGAGAAGAGCGGCGCATCTCTCGAGTGCGGGAATAGCGACGTTGCTGAACAAAATAGGGGAGAACAATATTACAGTTGGCATCGACGGATCGGTATATCGATTCCACCCGCATTTTCACGACCTCATGACGGCAAAGATCAGTGAACTTCAGAAGTACAAG TTCGATTTGATGCTCTCGGAAGACGGTAGCGGCCGAGGCGCCGCTCTAGTCGCGGCAGTGGCATCACAGAGGCGGTGA
- the LOC105832332 gene encoding hexokinase type 2 isoform X1, whose product MKTKNKSLFSRLCKCYSKKEMSELRIYEDSVRDFGTSFRDPDSSLNPTDEIRDACKDLVLSDDQLRQVMQALDDEINKGLAKETHDDAIVKCFTTYVQDLPNGTEKGNFLALDLGGTNFRVLLITLDRQNFDMKSKIYAIPQSLMLGTGTQLFDHIAQCLALFVKDLNLQNEVLPLGFTFSFPLTQYGLTEGHLVRWTKGFDCSGVIGQDVVALLEDAISRRRDVKIDVCAILNDTTGTLMSCAWKNQNCRIGLIVGTGSNACYVEKTKNVQCAIPGNYDPNKPHMLINTEWGAFGENGALDFVMTEFDRAIDENSINRNKQLFEKMISGMYMGELTRLVLEKLVNAGLLFGGKCPSDLKKRGKFFTKYVSEIENDPKGRYTNCREVLAELGIRNVSDQDCENVRYVCSVVSRRAAHLSSAGIATLLNKIGENNITVGIDGSVYRFHPHFHDLMTAKISELQKYKFDLMLSEDGSGRGAALVAAVASQRR is encoded by the exons ATGAAAACGAAGAACAAGTCGTTATTCAGCAGGCTGTGCAAGTGTTACAGCAAGAAGGAAATGTCAGAGTTGCGAATATATGAGGACAGTGTCAGAGATTTCGGGACGTCTTTTCGAGATCCAGATTCATCCCTAAATCCGACAGACGAG ATACGAGATGCCTGCAAGGACCTCGTCCTATCTGACGACCAGCTACGGCAAGTCATGCAGGCGCTCGATGACGAGATCAACAAGGGCCTGGCGAAGGAGACTCACGATGATGCGATCGTCAAATGTTTCACTACTTACGTGCAAGATCTGCCAAACGGCACCG AGAAGGGCAACTTCCTGGCGCTGGATTTGGGCGGTACGAACTTCAGGGTGCTGCTGATCACACTGGACCGTCAGAATTTCGACATGAAAAGCAAGATCTACGCGATACCTCAAAGTTTGATGCTCGGAACCGGTACCCAGTTGTTCGACCACATTGCTCAGTGTTTGGCGTTGTTCGTAAAAGACCTGAACTTGCAGAACGAGGTACTACCATTAGGCTTCACGTTCAGCTTCCCCCTGACTCAATACGGATTGACAGAGGGCCATTTAGTGAGGTGGACCAAGGGCTTCGATTGTAGCGGTGTAATCGGTCAGGATGTCGTTGCTCTTCTCGAAGACGCAATTAGTAGAAGAAGA GATGTTAAAATTGATGTGTGTGCAATTTTAAATGACACCACCGGCACTTTAATGTCATGTGCTTGGAAGAATCAAAACTGTCGAATTGGTTTAATCGTCG GTACTGGGAGCAACGCCTGCTATGTCGAAAAAACGAAGAATGTGCAGTGTGCGATTCCAGGCAACTATGACCCAAACAAGCCTCATATGCTCATCAACACGGAATGGGGCGCATTTGGCGAAAACGGCGCACTAGATTTTGTGATGACTGAATTCGATCGTGCCATAGATGAGAATTCTATCAACCGTAACAAGCAGTTGTTTGAGAAAATGATCTCGGGAATGTATATGGGTGAACTAACGAGGTTGGTTCTCGAGAAGCTGGTGAATGCCGGTCTCCTCTTCGGCGGCAAATGTCCCAGCGATCTCAAAAAACGTGGCAAATTCTTCACAAAATATGTATCCGAGATCGAAAA TGATCCAAAAGGAAGGTACACAAACTGCCGGGAAGTATTGGCCGAGTTGGGTATACGAAATGTCAGCGATCAGGATTGTGAGAATGTGAGATACGTATGTTCGGTGGTGTCGAGAAGAGCGGCGCATCTCTCGAGTGCGGGAATAGCGACGTTGCTGAACAAAATAGGGGAGAACAATATTACAGTTGGCATCGACGGATCGGTATATCGATTCCACCCGCATTTTCACGACCTCATGACGGCAAAGATCAGTGAACTTCAGAAGTACAAG TTCGATTTGATGCTCTCGGAAGACGGTAGCGGCCGAGGCGCCGCTCTAGTCGCGGCAGTGGCATCACAGAGGCGGTGA
- the LOC105832334 gene encoding BRISC complex subunit FAM175B isoform X1 — MADGDLLVTISGAALSLLFYENVRSVGEQMGFLLGEALEFIVKTYTDSDNQVETIKIHINVETIVTCPLIDLLHDSTGRINKEKLKDFVRDKSKQVIGWFRFRRNSSLIPTMRDKILHKQFASHFSGGNSCREDFFLACLLNASTSETRGTHKFRHVFLRHKRGLFEPIPLRINNLGDDASRHDGSDYKPTPVRKSARASDGFIELIESLNLDMTRISGLDSAMMIQKAAERHLMSLVPKVCESDLEVAELERQVRELKDKIAAQRLIGKTKVNGESYERTSKASRENCLSEKIDSSTKDEVKIGDDMRLQREHSSCVQPLSSNSRTPSRNTAACIVKSINQEKSRRPGRGHLPQEDSNQQQNTQDHSFANSRRPVPEIVTESICQEGSETMGRGRGSNRVNPEFTLGMKKVRRSSGTSQMHSSRERSVTPEQDFSDAENSAAVPLSSSIVRSYNQVIKKHQVTNLDKCNNAMASLDI; from the exons ATGGCGGACGGCGACTTGCTCGTCACTATTTCGGGTGCGGCGCTTTCGTTGCTATTCTACGAAAATGTGCGCAGCGTCGGCGAACAG ATGGGTTTTCTCCTTGGGGAGGCGCTCGAATTCATCGTCAAGACCTATACCGACTCCGACAATCAAGTGGAGACTATCAAGATTCATATTA ATGTGGAGACCATTGTGACATGCCCTCTGATTGATCTTTTGCATGATTCCACTGGTCGGATCAACaaggaaaaattgaaagattttGTGCGTGACAAAAGTAAGCAGGTGATTGGTTGGTTTCGCTTTCGCAGAAACAGTAGCTTGATCCCGACGATGAGGGACAAGATACTACATAAACAATTTGCCTCGCATTTCTCTGGTGGAAATAGCTGCAGGGAAGATTTCTTTCTTGCTTGTCTCCTGAACGCCTCTACTTCCGAGACACGCGGCACTCACAAGTTTCGACATGTGTTTTTAAGGCATAAGCGAGG ATTGTTTGAACCAATCCCTTTGAGAATAAATAACTTGGGTGATGATGCATCTCGACATGATGGCTCAGATTATAAGCCAACACCTGTTAGAAAATCTGCACGCGCATCTGATGGCTTTATTGAACTGATAGAATCATTGAA tttggACATGACAAGGATAAGTGGATTAGACTCCGCTATGATGATCCAAAAGGCCGCCGAAAGGCACTTGATGTCACTAGTTCCGAAAGTGTGCGAGTCCGACCTGGAAGTGGCCGAATTGGAGAGGCAAGTGCGCGAACTGAAAGACAAGATCGCAGCGCAGCGATTGATCGGGAAAACGAAGGTGAACGGTGAGAGTTACGAAAGGACCTCTAAAGCAAGCAGGGAGAATTGCTTATCAGAGAAAATCGATTCATCGACGAAAGACGAGGTGAAAATCGGTGATGACATGCGTCTCCAAAGAGAACACTCATCCTGC gTCCAGCCACTTAGCTCTAATAGTCGGACACCGTCTCGCAATACCGCCGCTTGTATCGTTAAAAGCATAAACCAAGAGAAATCTCGTCGCCCGGGACGTGGTCATCTTCCGCAGGAAGATAGCAATCAGCAACAGAATACGCAGGATCACTCCTTCGCTAACAGTAGGCGTCCCGTTCCGGAAATCGTCACTGAGTCTATTTGCCAAGAAGGTAGCGAAACAATGGGTAGGGGTAGAGGTAGCAACCGAGTTAACCCCGAATTCACGCTGGGAATGAAGAAAGTACGTCGTAGCTCAGGCACATCTCAGATGCATTCCTCCCGGGAAAGAAGCGTCACTCCGGAACAAGATTTCTCCGACGCCGAGAATTCTGCTGCCGTACCCCTTAGCTCCTCTATTGTCAG GTCTTACAACcaggtaataaaaaaacaccAAGTAACAAATCTGGACAAATGCAACAATGCAATGGCGTCATTGGACATTTGA
- the LOC105832332 gene encoding hexokinase type 2 isoform X2: protein MTEQVWDYVGEKWEHIDQSIRDACKDLVLSDDQLRQVMQALDDEINKGLAKETHDDAIVKCFTTYVQDLPNGTEKGNFLALDLGGTNFRVLLITLDRQNFDMKSKIYAIPQSLMLGTGTQLFDHIAQCLALFVKDLNLQNEVLPLGFTFSFPLTQYGLTEGHLVRWTKGFDCSGVIGQDVVALLEDAISRRRDVKIDVCAILNDTTGTLMSCAWKNQNCRIGLIVGTGSNACYVEKTKNVQCAIPGNYDPNKPHMLINTEWGAFGENGALDFVMTEFDRAIDENSINRNKQLFEKMISGMYMGELTRLVLEKLVNAGLLFGGKCPSDLKKRGKFFTKYVSEIENDPKGRYTNCREVLAELGIRNVSDQDCENVRYVCSVVSRRAAHLSSAGIATLLNKIGENNITVGIDGSVYRFHPHFHDLMTAKISELQKYKFDLMLSEDGSGRGAALVAAVASQRR from the exons ATGACCGAACAAGTCTGGGACTATGTCGGGGAAAAATGGGAGCACATTGACCAATCG ATACGAGATGCCTGCAAGGACCTCGTCCTATCTGACGACCAGCTACGGCAAGTCATGCAGGCGCTCGATGACGAGATCAACAAGGGCCTGGCGAAGGAGACTCACGATGATGCGATCGTCAAATGTTTCACTACTTACGTGCAAGATCTGCCAAACGGCACCG AGAAGGGCAACTTCCTGGCGCTGGATTTGGGCGGTACGAACTTCAGGGTGCTGCTGATCACACTGGACCGTCAGAATTTCGACATGAAAAGCAAGATCTACGCGATACCTCAAAGTTTGATGCTCGGAACCGGTACCCAGTTGTTCGACCACATTGCTCAGTGTTTGGCGTTGTTCGTAAAAGACCTGAACTTGCAGAACGAGGTACTACCATTAGGCTTCACGTTCAGCTTCCCCCTGACTCAATACGGATTGACAGAGGGCCATTTAGTGAGGTGGACCAAGGGCTTCGATTGTAGCGGTGTAATCGGTCAGGATGTCGTTGCTCTTCTCGAAGACGCAATTAGTAGAAGAAGA GATGTTAAAATTGATGTGTGTGCAATTTTAAATGACACCACCGGCACTTTAATGTCATGTGCTTGGAAGAATCAAAACTGTCGAATTGGTTTAATCGTCG GTACTGGGAGCAACGCCTGCTATGTCGAAAAAACGAAGAATGTGCAGTGTGCGATTCCAGGCAACTATGACCCAAACAAGCCTCATATGCTCATCAACACGGAATGGGGCGCATTTGGCGAAAACGGCGCACTAGATTTTGTGATGACTGAATTCGATCGTGCCATAGATGAGAATTCTATCAACCGTAACAAGCAGTTGTTTGAGAAAATGATCTCGGGAATGTATATGGGTGAACTAACGAGGTTGGTTCTCGAGAAGCTGGTGAATGCCGGTCTCCTCTTCGGCGGCAAATGTCCCAGCGATCTCAAAAAACGTGGCAAATTCTTCACAAAATATGTATCCGAGATCGAAAA TGATCCAAAAGGAAGGTACACAAACTGCCGGGAAGTATTGGCCGAGTTGGGTATACGAAATGTCAGCGATCAGGATTGTGAGAATGTGAGATACGTATGTTCGGTGGTGTCGAGAAGAGCGGCGCATCTCTCGAGTGCGGGAATAGCGACGTTGCTGAACAAAATAGGGGAGAACAATATTACAGTTGGCATCGACGGATCGGTATATCGATTCCACCCGCATTTTCACGACCTCATGACGGCAAAGATCAGTGAACTTCAGAAGTACAAG TTCGATTTGATGCTCTCGGAAGACGGTAGCGGCCGAGGCGCCGCTCTAGTCGCGGCAGTGGCATCACAGAGGCGGTGA
- the LOC105832334 gene encoding BRISC complex subunit FAM175B isoform X2 — protein sequence MADGDLLVTISGAALSLLFYENVRSVGEQMGFLLGEALEFIVKTYTDSDNQVETIKIHINVETIVTCPLIDLLHDSTGRINKEKLKDFVRDKSKQVIGWFRFRRNSSLIPTMRDKILHKQFASHFSGGNSCREDFFLACLLNASTSETRGTHKFRHVFLRHKRGLFEPIPLRINNLGDDASRHDGSDYKPTPVRKSARASDGFIELIESLNLDMTRISGLDSAMMIQKAAERHLMSLVPKVCESDLEVAELERQVRELKDKIAAQRLIGKTKVNGESYERTSKASRENCLSEKIDSSTKDEVQPLSSNSRTPSRNTAACIVKSINQEKSRRPGRGHLPQEDSNQQQNTQDHSFANSRRPVPEIVTESICQEGSETMGRGRGSNRVNPEFTLGMKKVRRSSGTSQMHSSRERSVTPEQDFSDAENSAAVPLSSSIVRSYNQVIKKHQVTNLDKCNNAMASLDI from the exons ATGGCGGACGGCGACTTGCTCGTCACTATTTCGGGTGCGGCGCTTTCGTTGCTATTCTACGAAAATGTGCGCAGCGTCGGCGAACAG ATGGGTTTTCTCCTTGGGGAGGCGCTCGAATTCATCGTCAAGACCTATACCGACTCCGACAATCAAGTGGAGACTATCAAGATTCATATTA ATGTGGAGACCATTGTGACATGCCCTCTGATTGATCTTTTGCATGATTCCACTGGTCGGATCAACaaggaaaaattgaaagattttGTGCGTGACAAAAGTAAGCAGGTGATTGGTTGGTTTCGCTTTCGCAGAAACAGTAGCTTGATCCCGACGATGAGGGACAAGATACTACATAAACAATTTGCCTCGCATTTCTCTGGTGGAAATAGCTGCAGGGAAGATTTCTTTCTTGCTTGTCTCCTGAACGCCTCTACTTCCGAGACACGCGGCACTCACAAGTTTCGACATGTGTTTTTAAGGCATAAGCGAGG ATTGTTTGAACCAATCCCTTTGAGAATAAATAACTTGGGTGATGATGCATCTCGACATGATGGCTCAGATTATAAGCCAACACCTGTTAGAAAATCTGCACGCGCATCTGATGGCTTTATTGAACTGATAGAATCATTGAA tttggACATGACAAGGATAAGTGGATTAGACTCCGCTATGATGATCCAAAAGGCCGCCGAAAGGCACTTGATGTCACTAGTTCCGAAAGTGTGCGAGTCCGACCTGGAAGTGGCCGAATTGGAGAGGCAAGTGCGCGAACTGAAAGACAAGATCGCAGCGCAGCGATTGATCGGGAAAACGAAGGTGAACGGTGAGAGTTACGAAAGGACCTCTAAAGCAAGCAGGGAGAATTGCTTATCAGAGAAAATCGATTCATCGACGAAAGACGAG gTCCAGCCACTTAGCTCTAATAGTCGGACACCGTCTCGCAATACCGCCGCTTGTATCGTTAAAAGCATAAACCAAGAGAAATCTCGTCGCCCGGGACGTGGTCATCTTCCGCAGGAAGATAGCAATCAGCAACAGAATACGCAGGATCACTCCTTCGCTAACAGTAGGCGTCCCGTTCCGGAAATCGTCACTGAGTCTATTTGCCAAGAAGGTAGCGAAACAATGGGTAGGGGTAGAGGTAGCAACCGAGTTAACCCCGAATTCACGCTGGGAATGAAGAAAGTACGTCGTAGCTCAGGCACATCTCAGATGCATTCCTCCCGGGAAAGAAGCGTCACTCCGGAACAAGATTTCTCCGACGCCGAGAATTCTGCTGCCGTACCCCTTAGCTCCTCTATTGTCAG GTCTTACAACcaggtaataaaaaaacaccAAGTAACAAATCTGGACAAATGCAACAATGCAATGGCGTCATTGGACATTTGA